The sequence AAGTCCGAACTGGGGAGCGATGCTGGCGACCGCCGGCGGACTGGTCTTTACCGGCGGAACGGCGGACCGGAAGATTCATGCTTTCGATGCCGCCACAGGGAAATTGCTATGGGAGTCGCCGACTCCGTCGGGAATTCTCGCGCCTCCGACTTCATTTACGGTCGACGGAAAACAATACATCGCGGTGCTCTCCGGCTGGGGCGGAGACTCCGCCGGCATGCAGGGCACCCTCAACCGGGCGTTTCCCGGCCAGTATCCGGCGGTGCCGGAAGGAGGCTCAATTTGGGTCTTCGCCCTGGAATAGCATGCCGGGTTTCTGCGCTCGACTGCATCGCTGACCGAAAATGTTAATATCAGCGTCCACAATGGAGTTCCATTCAGCTGAATCCGCAATCGGGAAAGCCGTCTCCGCTCCAGTTGAGGAGCGCAAATATACGGGTCCCTCGCAACTCGAAACTCAGGTTGCCGGGTTCTTCGATGAGTTCCGTCCGGGCTTACTTCGTTATTTGTCCTCGTTTGGGCTTTTGCCCGAAGACGGCGAAGAAATCGTTCAGGAAGTCTTCGTGGCGCTGTTCCTGCATTTGCGCGCCGGAAAATCGCGCTCCAATATCCGCGGCTGGGTTTTTCGCGTCGCTCACAATTTAGGCCTCAGACGGCGAAAAAACATCCATCGTCTTCTGAAGACGGTTTCGCCCCTGACTCAGCACATGGATCCATCTCCGGATCCGGAACAACAAGTTGCCTTGTCTCAACGGCGGGATCAAACTCTGGCGATCGTGAGTGTGCTTCCCGCCCGGGATCGGCGGTGTTTGTATTTACGCGCGGAAGGGCTGCGCTATCGTGACATTGCCGGCATCCTGGGTATGTCGCTGGGTGGCGTTGCGCTATCTCTGGCGCGATCGTTTTCGCGGCTGGAAGAGCCTGCTCAGAGATAAAAATGAGCAAGGAATCTCATATTCCGGCCGCCGACTTGATTCTCGCTGCGGATGGCGAAGTATCGCTGCTGCGGCGGTATCGAATCCACCGGCATCTGGTTCGCTGTGGGACCTGCCGGTCACGCATGAAAGAGATCGAAGACACGACCGCCGGATTCATGCACGCTTACCGTGATGAGATCGACGCGCAATTGCCTTCGGTCTCCGCACCGCGCGCCCTCCTGCGAGCCCGCTTGAGCCAGCTCGCGTCGGAGCATGGCGACACGGTCTGGCAGCGCATTTTTCCGTCCATGTCTTTCCGTCGTGCCGCTTATCTTGCGGTGATCTTTATTCTGGCAGCCGCCAACCTGGTTCTGTGGCAGTCCTCTCGAACGACGCTGGCCTCGACTCCGAATCCGAGTCTCACTCCCGGCGTTGCGCTGCCTTTGACGGAGGGCGCCATCTGCTCCACCGTTCTTGTGAAACGATCCCATGCGGAACTGGCGGTGATCGGAAAAGAAATCTTTGAGAAGTACGGTATCCGAAACCCGGGAAGCGGGCACTATGAACTCGATTATCTGATCGATCCGGAACTCGGGGGGGCCGACGACGCCCGCAATCTCTGGCCGCAGCCTTACTCCGTTTCCTGGAATGCGCACGTGAAGGATGCCCTCGAATCGCATCTTCGGGAACTCGTCTGCACGGGCCAGCTGTCGCTCGCGGAGGCACAACACGACATCGCGTCGGATTGGATTGCTGCGTACAAAAAATATTTTCACACGGATCATCCGCTGCCGGCGCACCTCGCGTTCGAGAAAGACGAGCCCTGGATCGATTGAGCCGCATCTTACTTTTGTCCGCCGTCCTTTTCCTGTTTGGCTGCAACTCCGCCACGACTCCACCGGCCGCCCCGCGGGCCGGCTCCAT comes from Terriglobia bacterium and encodes:
- a CDS encoding sigma-70 family RNA polymerase sigma factor, with product MEFHSAESAIGKAVSAPVEERKYTGPSQLETQVAGFFDEFRPGLLRYLSSFGLLPEDGEEIVQEVFVALFLHLRAGKSRSNIRGWVFRVAHNLGLRRRKNIHRLLKTVSPLTQHMDPSPDPEQQVALSQRRDQTLAIVSVLPARDRRCLYLRAEGLRYRDIAGILGMSLGGVALSLARSFSRLEEPAQR